A window of the Deltaproteobacteria bacterium HGW-Deltaproteobacteria-18 genome harbors these coding sequences:
- a CDS encoding integrase: MHKLDQLDPNTLMQLAFMAQEEIRRRGLEDPVAGAKRAPRAARIFQVPDSVKHLDPGQLEALTRSFREWMHAARDARTRQARTRIWLLFLILRFTGMRLGEVLDLDDATDFDLARGVAMVRGDAPREIPLPAEVVDALAHFFEHPMSMELRGQIFRMDQGYVRRKFSERGLGTGIPRELLNPRVLRHSRAVELLRGGVPLAVVDAMLGHQSPSSQYVSFSDADTRRIMNHYILEEKKMKTSARNMFVGQISAIREGMILSEVEVTTATGLKVVSVITKDSFENLGLAMGMTVIATVKAPWVVLVKEDTMLRTSARNKFCGRISAVNTGQIAAEVVVDLADGTKITSLITDESVSKLDLKVGDDICAMVKAFSVILALE; the protein is encoded by the coding sequence ATGCACAAATTGGACCAGCTTGATCCGAATACATTGATGCAACTGGCCTTTATGGCGCAGGAGGAAATAAGGCGCCGTGGGCTGGAAGATCCGGTTGCCGGGGCAAAGCGCGCCCCAAGGGCGGCCCGGATTTTTCAGGTTCCCGATTCGGTCAAGCATCTCGATCCCGGCCAGCTCGAAGCCCTGACGCGCTCATTTCGCGAATGGATGCATGCGGCCCGTGACGCCCGGACCCGTCAGGCGCGCACCCGCATATGGCTCCTCTTCCTCATTCTGCGCTTTACCGGCATGCGCCTCGGCGAGGTTCTTGATCTTGACGATGCGACCGACTTCGACCTTGCCCGGGGGGTGGCCATGGTCCGGGGCGACGCGCCCCGCGAGATCCCCTTGCCTGCCGAGGTCGTGGACGCGCTGGCCCATTTTTTCGAGCATCCCATGAGCATGGAGCTGCGGGGGCAGATTTTCCGCATGGATCAGGGATATGTGCGCCGCAAGTTCTCCGAGCGCGGCCTGGGCACAGGCATTCCCCGCGAACTGCTGAATCCTCGCGTACTCCGTCATTCCAGGGCCGTGGAACTGCTGCGCGGCGGAGTGCCGCTGGCCGTGGTGGACGCCATGCTCGGCCACCAGAGCCCGTCCTCCCAGTATGTCAGTTTTTCCGATGCCGATACACGTCGGATCATGAATCATTACATACTTGAGGAGAAAAAGATGAAGACTTCAGCAAGAAATATGTTCGTCGGTCAGATAAGCGCCATCCGCGAAGGCATGATCCTGAGCGAGGTGGAGGTGACCACGGCCACGGGGCTCAAGGTCGTGTCCGTGATAACCAAGGACAGCTTCGAGAATCTTGGGCTGGCCATGGGTATGACCGTCATCGCCACGGTCAAGGCGCCCTGGGTCGTGCTGGTCAAGGAGGACACCATGCTGAGGACCAGCGCCCGCAACAAGTTCTGCGGCAGGATTTCGGCCGTCAACACCGGTCAGATCGCGGCCGAAGTGGTCGTGGACCTCGCCGACGGCACCAAGATCACGTCGCTGATCACCGACGAGTCCGTGAGCAAGCTGGACCTCAAGGTTGGTGACGACATCTGCGCCATGGTCAAGGCGTTCTCCGTGATCCTGGCGCTCGAATAA
- a CDS encoding sigma-54-dependent Fis family transcriptional regulator, translating to MPEKLFRKILDGLPVGIYLCDTKGEILYINDVYADILGTSKENLANKNIVDVLPKTRALSVMRSGNEEIGDLCVVGEGEGKKTTIVNRLPMRDDEGMIVGMVSMCLFRNPHELKTLVERVEQLDSRVSFYRRRMQSALSARYTLDNILGDSKPLLFAKNRLSNYAQTDFAVLIQGPTGTGKELFANALHASSPRKDGPFVGINCAAVPIELFESELFGYVSGAFSGASKDGKVGLIELADKGTLFLDEIGDMPLAAQAKLLRVLEEKRVCRVGSSTARPVDFRLVAATNRDLLKVVEEGSFREDLYYRVSALPLQIPSLAERRSDIPIIAAALLARMGKEAAKISEEAMHLLMAYDWPGNIRELRNTLVHAISVGEGHAIRPQDLSSALLAGSRASRADSVDEFSARHLQNSEASGTREPEETFSSSTSLQALNANMEAEFILKALELNRGNMVKTAKYLNISRATLYEKCKKFGISRNKG from the coding sequence ATGCCTGAGAAACTGTTCCGCAAGATTCTCGACGGGCTTCCAGTTGGGATCTATCTATGTGATACAAAAGGAGAAATTCTGTACATCAACGACGTGTACGCCGATATCCTGGGGACTTCGAAGGAGAATCTGGCGAATAAAAACATCGTCGACGTCCTGCCCAAGACGCGGGCGCTCAGCGTAATGCGCTCAGGGAACGAGGAAATCGGCGACCTGTGCGTCGTCGGCGAGGGGGAAGGAAAGAAGACCACCATAGTCAACCGTCTGCCCATGCGCGATGACGAGGGCATGATCGTCGGTATGGTCTCCATGTGCCTGTTCCGCAACCCTCATGAACTCAAGACGCTGGTCGAGAGGGTCGAGCAGTTGGACAGCAGGGTCAGCTTTTACAGGCGGCGGATGCAGAGCGCCTTGTCGGCCCGCTATACGCTGGACAACATCCTGGGCGACAGCAAACCTCTGCTGTTTGCCAAGAACAGGCTGAGCAACTACGCCCAGACGGATTTTGCCGTCCTTATCCAGGGCCCCACGGGCACGGGCAAGGAACTCTTCGCCAACGCTCTGCACGCATCGAGCCCCCGCAAGGATGGGCCTTTCGTGGGTATCAACTGCGCGGCGGTGCCCATCGAACTCTTCGAATCCGAGCTGTTCGGTTACGTTTCCGGGGCGTTCTCCGGGGCCAGCAAGGACGGCAAGGTAGGGCTCATTGAACTGGCTGACAAAGGGACCCTGTTTTTGGATGAAATCGGCGATATGCCTTTGGCCGCACAGGCCAAACTTCTGCGGGTATTGGAGGAGAAGAGGGTTTGCAGGGTCGGGTCGTCAACGGCCCGTCCGGTGGATTTTCGTTTGGTAGCGGCAACAAATCGTGACCTGCTGAAGGTTGTCGAGGAGGGGAGCTTCCGCGAAGATTTGTATTACCGTGTCAGTGCGTTGCCCCTGCAGATCCCTTCACTGGCGGAGCGCAGATCGGATATTCCGATTATCGCTGCAGCCCTGCTCGCGCGTATGGGGAAGGAGGCCGCAAAGATTTCCGAGGAGGCCATGCACCTGCTCATGGCTTACGACTGGCCGGGAAATATCCGCGAATTGCGCAACACTTTGGTTCACGCCATAAGCGTGGGTGAAGGGCACGCAATAAGGCCTCAAGATTTGTCATCAGCGCTGTTGGCCGGGAGCAGGGCCAGCCGCGCCGATTCGGTCGACGAATTTTCGGCCCGGCATCTCCAGAACTCGGAGGCCTCCGGTACGCGTGAGCCCGAAGAAACGTTCTCCTCGTCGACATCCCTGCAAGCTTTGAACGCGAACATGGAAGCTGAGTTTATTCTGAAGGCTCTTGAACTGAATCGTGGAAATATGGTCAAGACGGCCAAATATCTCAACATCTCCAGGGCCACATTGTACGAGAAATGCAAGAAATTCGGAATTTCGCGTAACAAGGGCTGA
- the xsc gene encoding sulfoacetaldehyde acetyltransferase, translated as MPKMTPSEAMAEVLVQEGVNHVGGILGSAFMDLLDLFPAAGIDFISVRHEQTAGHMEDAYSRLTGKAGVVIGQNGPGVTNFVTAVATANMAHTPMIVLSPSAGSISVGWDGFQECDTWNLFKPITKASLRVPHPKRAADILRTAFRIAYAERGPVLVDIPRDYFYGEIDEDILHPSQYRVAPGGIGNPEHFAAAVEVLKNAKNPVIVSGRGVVDAGCIDTIKALAEHLGAPVATTYMHNDAFPYEHPLWTGPIGYMGSKAAMRILQNADVILAVGTRLSYFGTLPQYDINYFPKTAKIVQIDINPRHIAKTHPVAVGLCADAKDASEELFARLRAAVPAKQDLSSTYTMVKAELADWYAEIAAIADEPTIEGRMHPRKALEIVGRFITDTNAIATTDIGNTSSTANSYLRFNQPKRHVATLTFGNTGFAYQAGLGAQLACPEDTVVSIVGDGAWGMSLFEVPTAVQYNLPVIATVYNNGAWCAEKKNQIDFYNNRFVGADIWSKSYARIAEAMGADGYVVNTQKDLAEALDAARKNRRPAVIEVMTDGTRLAPPFRRDALALPTRFLPKYEHLDKKHFPGA; from the coding sequence ATGCCTAAAATGACACCCAGCGAAGCAATGGCGGAAGTGCTGGTCCAGGAAGGCGTCAACCATGTCGGCGGCATCCTCGGTTCGGCCTTCATGGATCTGCTCGACCTGTTTCCCGCAGCCGGAATAGACTTCATATCGGTACGCCATGAACAGACTGCCGGACACATGGAAGACGCCTACTCCCGCCTGACCGGCAAGGCCGGCGTCGTCATCGGCCAGAACGGGCCGGGCGTGACGAACTTCGTCACGGCGGTGGCCACGGCCAACATGGCCCACACGCCCATGATCGTGCTCTCGCCCAGCGCAGGCTCCATCTCCGTGGGTTGGGACGGATTCCAGGAATGCGACACCTGGAACCTCTTCAAGCCCATCACCAAGGCCTCCCTGCGCGTGCCACACCCCAAGCGCGCCGCCGACATCCTGCGCACGGCTTTCCGCATCGCCTACGCCGAGCGTGGACCGGTGCTGGTCGACATCCCGCGCGACTATTTCTACGGCGAGATCGACGAAGATATTCTGCACCCCTCCCAGTACCGGGTAGCCCCGGGCGGAATCGGCAACCCGGAGCATTTCGCCGCTGCGGTTGAAGTGCTGAAGAACGCCAAAAATCCGGTCATTGTTTCCGGGCGCGGCGTGGTGGATGCAGGCTGCATCGACACCATCAAGGCCCTGGCCGAACACCTCGGCGCACCCGTGGCCACGACGTACATGCACAACGACGCGTTCCCCTATGAGCATCCCCTGTGGACCGGCCCCATCGGCTACATGGGTTCCAAGGCGGCCATGCGCATCCTGCAGAACGCCGACGTCATCCTGGCCGTGGGCACCCGCCTGTCCTACTTCGGCACCCTGCCCCAGTACGACATCAACTACTTCCCCAAGACGGCGAAGATCGTGCAGATCGACATCAACCCGCGCCACATCGCCAAGACGCACCCAGTGGCAGTGGGCCTGTGCGCCGACGCCAAGGACGCCTCCGAGGAACTCTTCGCCCGCCTGCGCGCCGCCGTTCCCGCCAAGCAGGACTTGAGCTCGACGTACACCATGGTCAAGGCAGAATTGGCGGACTGGTACGCCGAGATCGCCGCCATCGCCGACGAACCCACGATCGAAGGCCGGATGCACCCGCGCAAGGCCCTGGAAATCGTGGGCAGGTTCATCACTGACACCAACGCCATCGCCACCACGGACATCGGCAACACATCCTCCACGGCCAACAGCTACCTGCGCTTCAACCAGCCCAAGCGCCATGTGGCCACGCTGACCTTCGGCAACACCGGGTTCGCCTATCAGGCCGGCCTGGGCGCGCAGCTGGCCTGTCCCGAGGACACCGTTGTCTCCATCGTCGGCGACGGCGCCTGGGGCATGAGCCTCTTCGAGGTTCCGACCGCCGTTCAGTACAATCTCCCGGTCATCGCCACCGTCTACAACAACGGCGCCTGGTGCGCGGAAAAGAAGAACCAGATCGACTTCTACAACAACCGCTTCGTGGGCGCGGACATCTGGTCCAAGTCCTACGCGCGGATCGCCGAGGCCATGGGTGCCGACGGTTACGTCGTCAACACCCAGAAGGACCTGGCCGAAGCCCTGGACGCTGCAAGGAAGAACCGACGTCCGGCTGTCATCGAGGTCATGACCGACGGCACCCGCCTGGCCCCGCCCTTCCGGCGCGACGCTCTGGCCCTGCCGACCCGCTTCCTGCCCAAGTACGAGCATCTGGACAAGAAGCACTTCCCCGGAGCCTAA
- the modB gene encoding molybdate ABC transporter permease subunit — protein sequence MRMDMTFLFPVQLSLRVAALATLTSLVFGVLLGWVFHRYRFPGKELLDSILSLPMVLPPTVLGYYLIVLLGRNGFVGRWLEQAFGVTLIFTWQGAVVAAAVVSFPLIFKSSRAALGGVERKYEDAARTMGYQEWRVFLRVCLPLAARGILAGTMLAFARAMGEFGATLMIAGNLPGRTQTLSLAVYSATQAGQDDLAAQLVLLISVLCTLILWVSGRLLTPRWQA from the coding sequence ATGCGGATGGACATGACCTTTCTTTTCCCGGTGCAGCTCAGCCTGCGCGTGGCCGCCCTGGCCACCCTGACCTCCCTGGTCTTCGGGGTGCTCCTTGGGTGGGTCTTTCACCGCTACCGCTTCCCGGGAAAGGAACTGCTTGATTCCATTCTGAGCCTGCCCATGGTGCTGCCGCCTACGGTGCTCGGCTATTATCTCATCGTGCTGCTCGGCCGGAACGGCTTTGTGGGGCGCTGGCTGGAACAGGCATTCGGCGTGACGCTGATCTTCACCTGGCAGGGCGCGGTGGTCGCCGCCGCAGTGGTGTCCTTCCCGCTCATCTTCAAATCCTCCCGCGCCGCGCTTGGCGGCGTGGAACGCAAGTACGAGGACGCGGCCCGGACCATGGGATACCAGGAATGGCGTGTCTTTCTGCGCGTCTGCCTGCCACTCGCCGCGCGCGGCATTCTGGCCGGAACCATGCTCGCCTTTGCCCGGGCCATGGGCGAGTTCGGAGCCACACTCATGATCGCGGGCAACCTGCCCGGACGAACCCAGACCCTGTCGCTGGCCGTATACAGCGCAACCCAGGCCGGACAGGACGACCTGGCCGCGCAGCTCGTGCTGCTCATCTCCGTGCTGTGCACCCTCATCCTCTGGGTTTCGGGACGGCTCCTGACGCCCAGATGGCAGGCCTGA
- the modA gene encoding molybdate ABC transporter substrate-binding protein, which produces MNFKSLHAFLSLCIVLLSTPAMAGDLLVSAAASLTNAFSEMKAPFEKAHPGTTLVLNFASSGALLKQMEQGAPVDVFASADQVTMDKAEKLIEPGTRVNFAGNALVLIVPAEGGLPLTGAAELKGAQVKLVAIGNPDSVPAGRYAKGALELAELYDALTPKFVLAESVRQALDYVARGEVQAGFVYATDAALRADKVKVAAELAGHKPISYPVALLAASKEKEMGQAFLDFVTGEEGQAILAKFGFKRP; this is translated from the coding sequence ATGAATTTTAAATCATTGCATGCATTTTTGTCGCTTTGCATTGTCCTCTTGTCCACCCCTGCCATGGCAGGGGACCTCCTCGTCTCGGCGGCCGCCAGCCTGACCAACGCCTTCTCGGAGATGAAGGCACCCTTCGAGAAGGCCCATCCCGGGACCACCCTGGTCCTGAATTTCGCTTCTTCCGGGGCACTGCTCAAGCAGATGGAACAGGGCGCTCCCGTTGACGTCTTCGCCTCGGCCGACCAGGTTACAATGGACAAGGCCGAAAAACTCATCGAACCTGGCACCCGTGTCAATTTCGCGGGCAACGCCCTGGTCCTGATCGTGCCTGCCGAAGGAGGCCTGCCCCTGACCGGCGCGGCGGAGCTCAAGGGAGCGCAGGTCAAACTCGTCGCCATCGGCAATCCCGACTCCGTCCCGGCCGGGCGTTACGCCAAGGGCGCTCTGGAACTCGCGGAACTTTACGATGCCCTGACCCCCAAATTCGTCCTTGCGGAGAGCGTGCGCCAGGCTCTGGACTACGTTGCCCGAGGCGAAGTCCAGGCAGGCTTCGTCTACGCCACGGACGCGGCCCTGCGCGCCGACAAGGTCAAGGTCGCGGCCGAGTTGGCCGGGCACAAACCGATCAGCTACCCCGTCGCCTTGCTGGCAGCTTCAAAGGAAAAGGAAATGGGACAGGCTTTCCTGGATTTCGTGACGGGAGAGGAAGGCCAGGCCATCCTGGCGAAGTTCGGGTTCAAAAGACCGTAA
- a CDS encoding ABC transporter ATP-binding protein has protein sequence MHPRTAPKATARTISIDIDTRVTAPGAEFRLQARFDAPGRRIALFGPSGSGKSLTLMSLAGLLRPHSGRIEVCGRTFLDTASGVNVPARKRNIGMLFQDYALFPHLTVRDNVSFGLKPIFGPLKAAHRERVDELLELCGLTALAGQRPAQISGGQRQRTALARALAPSPDLLLLDEPFTALDQPLRERMRAELFDILERFDLPMVMVSHDLEDVDHFAQTLVAFGHGRVLSVIDYEARRKLENPRQILDPLFLAAQTCK, from the coding sequence ATGCACCCACGGACCGCACCGAAAGCAACGGCCCGAACTATTTCCATAGACATCGACACGCGCGTGACCGCCCCGGGCGCCGAGTTTCGCCTGCAAGCCCGATTCGATGCGCCTGGACGACGCATCGCCCTCTTCGGCCCCTCGGGTTCGGGCAAAAGCCTGACCCTGATGTCCCTGGCCGGACTGCTGAGGCCCCACAGCGGCCGCATCGAGGTTTGCGGCCGCACCTTCCTCGACACCGCCTCCGGCGTGAACGTCCCGGCCCGCAAGCGCAACATCGGCATGCTCTTCCAGGACTACGCCCTCTTCCCGCACCTGACCGTGCGCGACAACGTGTCCTTTGGCCTCAAGCCCATCTTCGGCCCACTGAAGGCGGCGCACCGCGAACGCGTCGACGAACTGCTGGAGCTGTGCGGTCTGACGGCGCTGGCTGGCCAGCGCCCCGCCCAGATCTCCGGTGGGCAGCGCCAGCGCACGGCCCTGGCCAGGGCCCTGGCCCCAAGCCCTGACCTGCTCCTGCTGGACGAACCCTTCACCGCCCTTGACCAGCCCCTGCGGGAACGGATGCGCGCGGAGCTTTTCGACATCCTGGAACGGTTCGATCTGCCCATGGTCATGGTCAGTCACGACCTTGAAGACGTGGACCATTTCGCCCAGACCCTGGTCGCTTTCGGCCACGGCAGGGTGCTTTCCGTCATCGACTACGAGGCCCGGCGCAAATTGGAAAACCCCCGCCAGATCCTCGATCCCCTGTTCCTGGCCGCCCAGACCTGCAAATGA
- a CDS encoding Tim44 domain-containing protein — translation MKNVSSSAAALPFPLTYLFFPIIALAFCLAWPDIADAKRMGGGGSFGSKSSYSKSYAKPADKSPGMTQQAAPASPSRFGGLGGMFGGLLMGGLIGSMLFGGGIGGPGMLDLLLLAAGGFLLFKFIRSRRVATANSAPYAFQGAGTEHTATSGGGWGQRLEPQVQRAPVLPKDVDEQEFLAGAKALYVRLQGSWDRRDLDDISQFTSPEVHAEIARQATDDPTPGRTEILMVDARVLESRTEGTETVISVLFDALLREDGPAAPSEQIREIWHIRRDETATSAQWTLEGIQQLEV, via the coding sequence ATGAAGAACGTTTCCAGCAGCGCCGCTGCCCTGCCTTTCCCCCTGACCTATCTCTTTTTCCCCATCATCGCCTTGGCCTTCTGCCTTGCCTGGCCCGATATCGCGGACGCCAAACGAATGGGCGGAGGCGGCTCGTTTGGCAGCAAATCCTCGTACAGCAAGAGCTACGCGAAACCAGCGGATAAAAGCCCCGGCATGACGCAGCAGGCCGCGCCCGCTTCCCCTTCCCGTTTTGGTGGCCTGGGCGGCATGTTTGGCGGCCTGTTGATGGGCGGCCTGATCGGCTCCATGCTTTTTGGCGGCGGTATCGGCGGCCCCGGCATGCTCGACCTGCTGCTCCTTGCCGCGGGCGGCTTCCTGCTCTTCAAGTTCATCAGATCAAGACGCGTCGCCACGGCAAATTCCGCTCCATACGCATTCCAGGGGGCCGGTACCGAACACACGGCAACGTCCGGCGGCGGCTGGGGCCAGCGCCTGGAGCCCCAGGTCCAGCGCGCTCCCGTCCTGCCGAAGGATGTCGACGAACAGGAATTCCTGGCAGGAGCCAAGGCCCTCTACGTCCGCCTGCAGGGCTCCTGGGACCGCCGCGATCTCGACGACATCAGCCAGTTCACAAGCCCCGAGGTGCATGCGGAAATCGCCCGCCAGGCCACAGACGACCCCACACCGGGCCGTACGGAGATCCTGATGGTCGACGCACGCGTGCTTGAGTCCCGCACCGAAGGCACGGAAACAGTGATCAGCGTCCTCTTTGACGCCCTGCTCCGCGAAGACGGCCCGGCCGCGCCTTCAGAGCAGATCCGGGAGATCTGGCACATCCGCCGCGACGAAACCGCGACCTCGGCGCAATGGACGCTGGAGGGCATACAGCAGCTGGAAGTTTAA
- a CDS encoding aldehyde dehydrogenase has protein sequence MDELIQAGRRAQEQVAAYTQEQIDDVCLAAGWALYNDENAQAMSALAVEETGYGNYESKVVKHKRKVGGAVEGILGKTSVGLIERDEETGISKYAKPVGLVCAILPATNPTATAGTKAVAILKGRNAVIFRPSSRARKASTLAVEFMRAALRRIGAPEDLVQIYDDADIPSTAELMQKCDLVVATGGGPMVRAAYSSGTPSYGVGVGNAVCIIAEDADVEEAVSMITASKTFDYATSCSSENSIIVQRGVLDDVLAEIRTNKGYICSHEEKAKLREWMWQTNDKGQLKINGKIVAQSATRIAADAGIEVPADTCMLVVMGEEPAVKDKFADEKMSPVLTLFTYETFDEALEKITSITNRYGRGHSMGIHTYRADYIERMGQTMLTSRITVRQPMAAANGGHATNYMPPTATLGCGTWGKNSTTENIHYKHFLNVTWVNEPRPARVFSEEAVWGEFHARHAQQHASRR, from the coding sequence GTGGACGAACTCATTCAGGCCGGTCGCAGAGCACAGGAACAGGTGGCCGCATATACCCAGGAACAGATAGATGACGTCTGCCTCGCCGCAGGCTGGGCACTGTACAACGACGAGAATGCGCAGGCCATGTCAGCCCTGGCCGTCGAGGAAACGGGCTACGGCAACTACGAGAGCAAGGTCGTCAAACATAAGCGCAAGGTCGGCGGAGCCGTCGAGGGCATCCTCGGCAAGACGTCCGTTGGCCTCATCGAACGCGACGAGGAGACAGGCATCTCCAAATACGCCAAACCTGTCGGCCTGGTCTGCGCCATCCTGCCCGCGACCAACCCCACGGCCACGGCGGGCACCAAGGCCGTGGCCATCCTCAAGGGCCGCAACGCGGTCATCTTCCGGCCCAGCAGCCGGGCCCGCAAGGCCAGCACCCTGGCCGTGGAATTCATGCGCGCGGCCCTGCGCCGGATCGGAGCCCCCGAGGACCTGGTGCAGATCTATGACGACGCGGACATCCCCTCCACGGCCGAACTCATGCAGAAGTGCGACCTGGTCGTGGCCACAGGCGGCGGTCCCATGGTCCGCGCGGCCTACTCCAGCGGCACCCCCTCCTACGGCGTGGGCGTGGGCAACGCGGTCTGCATCATCGCCGAGGATGCCGATGTGGAGGAAGCCGTATCCATGATCACCGCCAGCAAGACTTTCGACTACGCCACGTCGTGCTCTTCGGAGAACTCCATCATCGTGCAGCGCGGCGTCCTCGATGACGTGCTTGCGGAAATCCGGACCAACAAGGGCTACATCTGCTCCCACGAAGAGAAGGCGAAGCTGCGCGAGTGGATGTGGCAGACGAACGACAAAGGCCAACTCAAGATCAACGGCAAAATCGTGGCCCAGTCGGCGACGCGCATCGCGGCCGACGCCGGGATCGAGGTGCCCGCAGACACCTGCATGCTGGTGGTCATGGGCGAGGAACCCGCGGTGAAGGACAAATTCGCCGACGAGAAGATGAGCCCGGTCCTGACGCTCTTCACCTACGAGACCTTCGACGAAGCCCTGGAAAAGATCACGTCCATCACGAACCGTTACGGCCGCGGACACTCCATGGGCATCCACACCTACCGGGCCGACTACATCGAGCGCATGGGGCAGACCATGCTCACCAGCCGCATCACGGTCCGCCAGCCCATGGCTGCGGCCAACGGCGGACACGCAACAAATTACATGCCGCCCACCGCAACCCTGGGATGCGGCACCTGGGGCAAGAACAGCACCACGGAAAACATACATTACAAGCATTTCCTGAACGTGACCTGGGTCAACG